A part of Phoenix dactylifera cultivar Barhee BC4 chromosome 2, palm_55x_up_171113_PBpolish2nd_filt_p, whole genome shotgun sequence genomic DNA contains:
- the LOC103708388 gene encoding heterogeneous nuclear ribonucleoprotein 1-like, whose amino-acid sequence MESSTSYSPSFSAASSSSSWDEAKLFVGGISGETTEHRLVEYFSKYGEVAWANVVENKITGRSRGFAFIRFVDSAAAERALAEIREHVILGRKVEVKKAIPKFLGYQNHHKEVNRIPFNPRKIFVGGLPPKLTEDEFSRFFEQFGEIKYAVLMYDNFGRLRGFGFIEFHSVEAAEKVLQNRFHELKDKKVEVKKAVPKIAKYYNKEINSCLSEHMIIGGGEGYIFGNDQAGFYQVYDPRYAGLQHYVSPFFPGCASQYSGFTGGYVVGCYDGIGYGFLYASPELVPAWNWYEV is encoded by the exons ATGGAGTCGTCGACGTCttattctccttctttttctgctGCTTCTTCCTCATCCTCTTGGGACGAAGCGAAGCTCTTTGTAGGGGGAATTTCGGGGGAAACGACGGAGCACCGGCTGGTCGAGTACTTCTCCAAGTACGGCGAAGTGGCGTGGGCCAATGTCGTCGAGAACAAGATCACCGGTCGCAGCAGGGGCTTCGCCTTCATCAGGTTCGTCGACTCGGCGGCCGCCGAGAGGGCTCTCGCCGAGATCAGAGAACACGTCATCTTGGGGAGAAAG GTAGAAGTAAAAAAGGCCATACCCAAATTCCTTGGGTACCAAAATCATCACAAGGAAGTAAATCGGATTCCTTTTAACCCAAGGAAGATTTTTGTAGGCGGTTTGCCTCCTAAGCTGACTGAGGATGAGTTTAGCAGATTTTTTGAGCAGTTTGGTGAAATTAAATATGCTGTTCTGATGTATGATAATTTTGGCCGACTAAGAGGCTTTGGCTTCATTGAATTCCACTCAGTGGAGGCTGCGGAGAAGGTATTGCAGAACAGGTTCCATGAATTGAAGGATAAGAAAGTAGAGGTCAAGAAAGCGGTGCCTAAGATTGCGAAATACTATAACAAGGAAATCAACTCTTGTCTCAGTGAGCATATGATAATTGGTGGTGGAGAGGGATATATTTTTGGCAATGACCAAGCTGGTTTCTATCAAGTGTATGATCCTAGATATGCAGGTTTGCAGCATTATGTGTCTCCATTTTTTCCTGGCTGCGCTTCTCAATATAGTGGCTTTACCGGAGGATACGTTGTTGGATGTTATGATGGAATTGGTTATGGCTTCCTGTATGCCAGTCCGGAGTTGGTGCCAGCATGGAATTGGTATGAGGTTTAG
- the LOC120104677 gene encoding ubiquitin-fold modifier-conjugating enzyme 1: MEGWDRNTKSALTQIPLLSTRAGPRDGAAWTQRLKEEYRALIAYTSMNKAGDNDWFRIAAANPEGTRWEGTCWYVHNLRRYEFALQFDIPVTYPATAPEIELPQLDGKTHKMYRGGKICLTVHFKPLWAKNCPRFGIAHALCLGLAPWLAAEVPILVDSGMVKHKDDEASSTES; encoded by the exons ATGGAGGGTTGGGACCGGAACACGAAATCTGCTCTGACGCAGATCCCGCTTCTGTCGACGCGGGCGGGGCCGCGGGATGGGGCGGCGTGGACGCAGCGGCTGAAGGAGGAGTATCGGGCGCTGATCGCATACACGAGCATGAACAAGGCCGGAGACAACGACTGGTTCCGCATCGCCGCCGCCAACCCGGAGGGCACCCGCTGGGAGGGCACCTGCTGGTACGTCCACAACCTCCGCCGCTACGAGTTCGCCCTCCAGTTCGACATTCCCGTCACCTACCCGGCCACCGCCCCCGAGATCGAGCTCCCCCAGCTCGACGGCAAGACCCACAAG ATGTACAGGGGAGGGAAGATCTGCCTGACCGTCCACTTCAAGCCCCTCTGGGCCAAGAACTG TCCTAGGTTTGGAATTGCACATGCCCTGTGCTTGGGCCTTGCGCCGTGGCTTGCAGCAGAGGTGCCCATTCTGGTGGACTCCGGCATGGTGAAGCACAAAGATGACGAGGCATCATCTACCGAATCTTAA